The ANME-2 cluster archaeon DNA window AATAATTTCCCTGACCAGTATGGCATCCAACCTTGCACCTACAGAAATTAATTCGTTCACAGTTCTTATACCAACTTCAGGAGTTATTATCCCTATTCGCACTGCATTAAAAACTAAGCCCAGGGTTCCTGTGATTGGAATCGATAATGCATGTGCTCCTTGCCGCGCAGTTCGATCATCCAACACTGCTATCACATCATGCTTTTCATCCAGAAGCTGGTAAGCTTTTGCAATAACATCCACTTCTCCCCTTTTGATGTCTTCACCAATAACTGAAGAGATAATTAAAGCATTTGGGACATCATCAAACGTTTCCAACCAATTATTTAATGCATATTCCAAAGCCAGTGCTTCTGGTGAATGTTTTTGCATAACTTCTTTTACAACTTGTACAGGCGTAATAGATTTTCGTCCTGATAATGCAAGTAATTCCAGCTTTCCTATCTTGCCGAGCAAAATAATTGGAGATGCATTGATTACCAGATATTTCATCCAATACGCTCCAGCGTATCTATATCCTGTAAAAAGTCATCTATGGAGTATTGGTGAGGAATCTTTCGCCTATGCGCTTCATCCATCATTCTCGAAAGACTTTTACCAGCCAGCTCTGCTGCTTTCCATAGTGATATATCCCCTTTCTGATAAAGCTGCAGTGCCTGCTCAATAAGTTCTTCTTCAAGGCCTTCATCAATCACTTTTCTCAATATCTGAGACCTGTTGGTATGCTGAAATCTAGCCAACCAATCCAGTTTTGATACTTCATCTTCTGATAGGCGAGTTGTTACCGTTTCCATGCGTAATACATTTGGTGTAATTGTATATACCCTTAATTGAACGGATTTACAAGGTTAATTGTGTCCAAAGTTGACACCTTTCTATCCTTTTTCAACATACACCGTCTGCGATGGGAAGGC harbors:
- a CDS encoding UPF0175 family protein, with the protein product METVTTRLSEDEVSKLDWLARFQHTNRSQILRKVIDEGLEEELIEQALQLYQKGDISLWKAAELAGKSLSRMMDEAHRRKIPHQYSIDDFLQDIDTLERIG